The Takifugu flavidus isolate HTHZ2018 chromosome 21, ASM371156v2, whole genome shotgun sequence genome has a window encoding:
- the LOC130517866 gene encoding aurora kinase A and ninein-interacting protein, translating into MKTSKPTQKKSDQEKCGVWLDAAELKGKAKQKRLARPISKLLNPFLGGGGYNVAVALNFTQTKLEMPKTRQSSISSYFSPQHKVVKKISTSEEAVTPPASVSNAHSPATRGTKRCREIDLEAKNCDPAWLHTLEGKSVDEAEVWQEQTGNAQNKNNDRHLKMIQSPQRKQRVSINSLLLDEKEPPLRAWSQDPLFTFSECSQGESYLKEQNNITEKDLSPSEAWGAHLDGVATTSTQKSLKHSQPSPLDDDKENMFGPFSSPNKHSTYPSNRKFAPTPYIPVHPQETVDSQFTWTKPRSSPIKRTHLSCKVMDEDSLAMLFTQDSEGFRVMAHRSTQERSPLKDQSNINPGMSRMSSCKSLLEEEEMLFTQDSQGNLVIKH; encoded by the exons ATGAAAACCTCCAAACCAACACAGAAGAAATCTGATCAAGAAAAATGTGGCGTTTGGCTTGACGCTGCGGAGCTGAAAGGAAAAGCTAAACAG AAACGACTTGCTCGTCCCATTTCCAAACTGTTAAACCCTTTCCTTGGAGGTGGCGGATACAATGTCGCTGTGGCTCTTAACTTCACTCAAACCAAACTTGAAATGCCAAAAACCAGACAAAGCTCTATATCATCCTACTTCTCCCCCCAGCACAAAG TTGTCAAGAAGATCTCCACTTCCGAGGAGGCGGTGACACCCCCAGCTTCGGTTTCAAATGCACATTCGCCTGCAACGCGTGGGACAAAAAGGTGTCGTGAAATTGATCTGGAGGCCAAGAACTGTGACCCTGCGTGGCTTCATACCCTGGAAGGTAAAAGTGTTGATGAAGCAGAGGTGTGGCaggagcagacaggaaatgcTCAAAACAAGAACAATGACAGGCACTTAAAAATGATCCAGTCACCACAACGTAAGCAAAGAGTTTCCATCAATTCCTTGTTGCTGGATGAGAAAGAACCTCCGCTAAGAGCATGGAGTCAGGACCCTCTTTTCACCTTCAGTGAGTGTTCGCAAGGGGAATCATATCTAAAAGAACAGAACAACATTACAGAAAAGGACCTTAGCCCATCAGAGGCCTGGGGTGCTCATCTGGATGGAGTAGCAACCACCTCCACCCAGAAATCTTTAAAACACAGCCAACCCTCTCCGCTGGATGACgacaaagaaaacatgtttggcCCTTTTAGCTCCCCAAATAAACACTCAACTTATCCTTCAAATCGTAAATTTGCACCTACACCGTATATTCCAGTACACCCACAGGAGACGGTTGACTCCCAGTTCACGTGGACAAAACCCAGAAGCTCTCCTATCAAAAGAACCCATCTGTCCTGCAAAGTGATGGACGAGGACAGTCTGGCCATGCTGTTCACCCAAGACTCTGAAGGTTTCAGAGTGATGGCGCATAGAAGTACACAAGAACGGAGTCCGCTTAAGGATCAGAGTAACATCAACCCTGGGATGTCAAGAATGAGCAGTTGCAAatccctgctggaggaggaggagatgctttTTACTCAAGACTCTCAGGGAAATCTGGTGATCAAACACTGA
- the cap2 gene encoding adenylyl cyclase-associated protein 2, whose translation MEGLMERLERTVTRLEKLSVTMQESSGVANGGCVNGVDGDFSQAMEAFDLILNGPLTEYLKISQAIGDEVEKHAEMVSNALHTQRRFLKMVTTHQEPAQMELHDLLKPISDHIQEIQNFRERNRGSSLFNHLSAISESIPALGWVAVNQKPGPYVKEMKDAATFYTNRVLKDYKETDRRHVDWVSSYLSVWTELQAFIKEHHTTGLMWSKTGPIAPPFLSDITTAPSAPCPPPPPPGPPPVFTNEESQSQMGSAGAQHSALFAQLNQGMDITKGLKHISDDRKTHKNPNLRVQATPIKTKTPKTANTPRPVTQKRPALLELEGKKWRVENFEQKHDLLIEETELKQVAYIFSCNSCTLQIKGKINSIIVDNCKKLGLVFENVVGIVEIINSKSVQLQVLGKVPTISINKSEGCQVYLSKESLHCDIVSAKSSEMNILVPQDDDEFKEFPVPEQFKTVWNGSKLVTEPTEIAG comes from the exons ATGGAAGGTTTGATGGAGCGCTTGGAGCGAACTGTGACGCGCCTGGAAAAGTTATCCGTCACCATGCAGGAGTCCAGCGGCGTGGCGAACGGAGGCTGCGTGAACGGCGTCGATGGAG attTTTCCCAGGCTATGGAGGCGTTCGACCTCATCCTGAACGGACCCCTGACGGAGTACCTGAAGATCAGCCAAGCCATCGGAGACGAGGTGGAGAAACAT GCTGAGATGGTGAGCAATGCCCTTCATACCCAGAGAAGGTTCCTAAAGATGGTTACAACGCACCAGGAACCTGCACAG ATGGAGCTTCACGATTTGCTGAAGCCGATTTCGGATCATATCCAGGAGATCCAGAACTTCAGAGAAAGGAATCGCGGCAGTAGCCTCTTTAACCACCTTTCAGCCATCAGTGAGAGTATCCCAGCTCTGGGCTGGGTGGCTGTG AATCAAAAGCCGGGTCCTTATGTGAAGGAGATGAAAGATGCCGCCACTTTTTACACCAACAGAGTGTTGAAAGACTATAAAGAAAC TGACAGGCGCCATGTAGACTGGGTGAGTTCCTACCTGTCAGTCTGGACAGAGTTGCAGGCGTTTATCAAAGAGCACCACACTACAGGACTGATGTGGAGCAAGACA GGTCCTATTGCACCTCCTTTTCTGTCTGATATCACCACTGCCCCTAGTGCTCCctgtcccccacctcctccacctggtcctcctcctgtcttcactAACGAAGAGTCCCAGTCCCAGATGGGCAGTGCTGGGGCCCAGCATTCAGCTCTGTTTGCCCAGCTAAACCAGGGCATGGATATCACTAAAG GCCTGAAGCATATATCAGATGACCGAAAGACCCACAAGAATCCCAATCTACGTGTGCAAGCAACACCCATCAAGACAAAGACCCCTAAGACTGCGAATACTCCCCGACCAGTTACCCAGAAAAGACCCGCTTTGCTGGAGCTTGAGGGGAAGAAGTGGAGAGTG GAGAACTTTGAGCAGAAACATGACCTGCTGATCGAGGAGACAGAGCTGAAACAAGTAGCTTACATCTTTAGCTGTAATAGCTGCACCCTgcagattaaagggaaaattaaTTCCATCATTGTAG ACAACTGTAAGAAGCTGGGACTGGTGTTTGAGAACGTGGTTGGGATTGTGGAGATTATAAATTCAAAGTCGGTTCAGTTACAG GTTTTGGGAAAAGTTCCCACCATTTCCATCAACAAGTCCGAGGGCTGCCAGGTCTACCTGAGCAAGGAGTCCCTCCACTGTGACATCGTCAGCGCCAAGAGCTCTGAGATGAACATCCTCGTACCACAAGATGATGATGAATTT AAAGAGTTTCCTGTACCGGAACAATTCAAGACCGTCTGGAACGGCTCCAAACTGGTGACAGAACCCACGGAGATAGCGGGCTAA